One Faecalispora anaeroviscerum genomic window carries:
- a CDS encoding polysaccharide deacetylase family protein: MKLQFSLWPGGKNKCLTLSYDDGRIQDRRLVEIMNRYGVKGTFHLNTAFEGRPEYLPTVEYRELYRGHEISVHTHSHPSLIQIPPALLLSEIMENRRILERAADGIIRGMSYPYGEYSDEIIPVLRSCGMEYSRTVEETGMFGVPSDFMRWNPTCHHNRLGHLWQRFVDHPVDFRLQLFYLWGHSYEFTRDDNWQVIEEFCRDAGGRPDIWYTTNIKIKDYVTAVKNLKISADMTRVSNSSGITVWFLAENDPVCIGPGETLSL; this comes from the coding sequence ATGAAACTTCAGTTTTCGCTTTGGCCCGGCGGCAAAAACAAATGCCTGACCCTCAGCTATGATGACGGAAGAATACAGGACCGCCGCTTGGTTGAGATCATGAACCGGTATGGAGTCAAGGGGACCTTCCACCTGAACACAGCGTTTGAAGGAAGGCCCGAATACCTGCCGACAGTGGAGTACAGAGAATTGTACCGGGGGCATGAAATCAGTGTCCACACGCATTCTCATCCTTCGCTGATTCAAATTCCGCCGGCGCTCCTTCTTTCAGAAATTATGGAGAATAGGCGAATCCTGGAACGGGCAGCAGACGGAATTATTCGCGGAATGAGCTATCCATACGGCGAGTATAGCGACGAAATCATTCCTGTTCTGCGGAGCTGCGGTATGGAATATTCGCGCACGGTGGAGGAAACGGGAATGTTTGGCGTGCCAAGTGATTTTATGCGCTGGAATCCAACCTGTCACCATAACCGCCTGGGCCATTTGTGGCAGCGCTTTGTCGACCACCCGGTGGATTTTCGCCTGCAGTTGTTTTATCTTTGGGGGCATAGCTATGAATTTACCCGCGATGACAACTGGCAGGTGATCGAAGAGTTTTGCCGCGATGCCGGCGGACGTCCCGACATTTGGTATACCACAAATATTAAAATTAAAGATTATGTTACAGCGGTGAAAAATCTGAAAATAAGTGCCGATATGACGCGGGTTTCCAATTCCAGCGGGATTACGGTATGGTTTCTGGCAGAGAACGATCCTGTCTGTATTGGGCCGGGTGAAACCTTGTCGCTCTAG